The Catenulispora sp. EB89 genome has a segment encoding these proteins:
- a CDS encoding serine hydrolase domain-containing protein, with the protein MGTAAAGVVIGISRGGRRTIEVEGPIVADETSAFRIASLTKPLTAVATVRAFAERGIALTTPAIELLPTLAADWQADTTVEQLLAQVSGLRESVDGATVAALGQGPDVLQEAAQLVVRAGNDPAPGDSWSYYNGNYFLVGSLLAAVTGKGFEQALDSCLLAPWGLNSTGFDTPTAPTEPITGWDDQTALPVEDYPRGRRPSGGLWSCVADYLTFAEHLLADQPLLDEIRRPRTRPGDPMTYGLAWALGPSGQMYLNGRLAGYRTAVLLAPDHHYASVALGNQSQLLPQIAKRLSDLQHELTGDDLSVEIDAFAE; encoded by the coding sequence ATGGGTACGGCGGCTGCAGGTGTGGTCATCGGCATTTCGCGCGGTGGACGGCGCACGATCGAGGTCGAGGGCCCGATCGTCGCCGACGAGACGTCCGCGTTCCGGATCGCGTCGCTGACGAAGCCTTTGACGGCCGTGGCGACGGTCCGGGCGTTCGCGGAGCGGGGCATCGCGCTCACGACGCCGGCGATCGAGCTGCTGCCGACGCTGGCCGCGGACTGGCAGGCCGACACCACCGTCGAGCAGCTGCTGGCCCAGGTCTCCGGGCTGCGCGAATCGGTGGATGGCGCGACCGTGGCCGCGCTGGGCCAGGGGCCTGATGTTCTCCAAGAGGCGGCACAGCTCGTGGTCCGTGCGGGCAACGACCCGGCCCCGGGCGACAGCTGGTCGTACTACAACGGCAACTACTTCCTGGTCGGCAGCCTCCTCGCGGCCGTCACGGGCAAAGGCTTCGAGCAAGCGCTGGACAGCTGTCTGCTCGCTCCCTGGGGCCTGAACAGCACCGGTTTCGACACGCCGACCGCACCAACTGAGCCGATCACCGGATGGGACGATCAGACCGCGCTCCCCGTCGAGGACTACCCGCGCGGACGGCGCCCCAGCGGCGGGCTCTGGTCCTGTGTCGCCGACTACCTCACGTTCGCCGAGCACCTGCTGGCCGATCAGCCGCTCCTGGACGAGATCCGCCGCCCGCGCACCCGTCCCGGCGACCCGATGACCTACGGCCTGGCCTGGGCTCTGGGACCGTCCGGCCAGATGTACCTCAACGGCCGACTGGCCGGCTACCGGACGGCCGTCCTGCTGGCACCGGACCACCACTACGCGAGTGTCGCGCTCGGCAACCAGTCGCAACTCCTGCCGCAGATCGCGAAGCGCCTCAGCGATCTGCAACACGAGCTCACCGGCGACGACTTGTCTGTGGAGATCGACGCCTTCGCCGAGTGA
- a CDS encoding PLP-dependent aminotransferase family protein: MNDDSTTLALADRLRRLADRLAPGDRLPSSRELVAEHQVSPVTVTRAIARLVAEGVVVTRSGSGTFVASRARRESAIADTAWQTVALADRSVGTDQITAALGPAPEGTILLDGGYLHRSLQPTGLLGSALARAARRIDAWDRAPVAGLEALRAVFARSVGGGVTAQDVLITSGGQGALSTAFRALAAPGSPILMESPTYPVAIEAARAAGLRPVPVPLDDGGIRPDLLADAFAMTGARLLYCQPTFHNPTGTVLAAERRRQVVDIARAAGAFLVEDDFARHLGHLGHGGPVPPPLVWDDRDGTVVYVTSLTKPAAPSLRIGALVARGPVLERLRALRRVDDFFVARPMQEAALEILGSPSWDRHLRTLSTVLRERCASAAAAVEIARPDWTLTRIPAGGLHLWIRLALGEDDLAVVRGARSRGVAVSPGRGNFAAEAPAAYIRVGFAAAADHAELSEGIRRLTASA, encoded by the coding sequence ATGAACGACGATAGCACCACGCTCGCGCTGGCCGACCGCCTCCGCCGGCTCGCGGACCGGCTGGCTCCCGGCGATCGTCTGCCGAGCAGCCGGGAGCTCGTCGCCGAACACCAGGTGAGCCCGGTGACGGTGACGCGTGCCATCGCGCGGCTGGTCGCGGAAGGCGTGGTCGTCACCCGGTCCGGAAGCGGCACGTTCGTCGCCTCCCGCGCGCGCCGCGAAAGTGCTATCGCCGACACCGCCTGGCAGACGGTGGCGCTCGCCGACCGCTCCGTCGGCACCGACCAGATCACCGCCGCCCTGGGCCCGGCGCCCGAGGGCACGATCCTGCTCGACGGCGGCTACCTCCACCGCTCGCTCCAGCCGACCGGCCTGCTGGGTTCGGCGCTGGCCCGCGCGGCGCGGCGGATCGACGCGTGGGACCGCGCGCCGGTCGCCGGACTGGAGGCGCTGCGGGCGGTGTTCGCACGCTCGGTCGGCGGCGGGGTGACGGCGCAGGACGTGCTGATCACCTCGGGCGGGCAGGGCGCGCTGTCGACGGCGTTCCGCGCGCTCGCGGCTCCGGGCAGCCCGATCCTGATGGAGTCGCCGACCTATCCCGTCGCCATCGAGGCGGCCCGGGCCGCCGGTCTGCGGCCGGTCCCGGTCCCGCTCGACGACGGCGGGATCCGGCCGGACCTGCTGGCCGACGCGTTCGCGATGACCGGCGCGCGGCTGCTGTACTGCCAGCCGACGTTCCACAATCCCACCGGCACGGTGCTGGCGGCGGAGCGCCGGCGGCAGGTCGTCGACATCGCCCGGGCGGCCGGGGCGTTCCTCGTCGAGGACGACTTCGCCCGCCACCTCGGCCATCTCGGCCACGGCGGGCCGGTGCCGCCGCCGCTGGTCTGGGACGACCGCGACGGGACGGTCGTGTACGTCACGTCGCTGACGAAGCCGGCCGCGCCGAGCCTGCGGATCGGGGCGCTGGTGGCCCGCGGGCCGGTGCTGGAGCGGTTGCGTGCACTGCGGCGAGTTGACGACTTCTTCGTGGCGCGGCCGATGCAGGAGGCCGCGCTGGAGATCCTGGGCTCGCCGTCCTGGGACCGGCATCTCAGGACACTGAGCACGGTGTTGCGGGAACGCTGTGCCTCCGCCGCCGCGGCTGTGGAGATCGCGCGCCCCGACTGGACGCTGACGCGGATTCCCGCAGGCGGACTGCACTTGTGGATCCGGCTCGCGCTCGGCGAGGACGACCTCGCGGTGGTGCGTGGCGCGCGCAGCCGCGGGGTCGCGGTGAGTCCTGGTCGCGGTAACTTCGCGGCCGAGGCGCCTGCGGCGTACATCCGTGTCGGGTTCGCCGCCGCAGCGGATCATGCCGAGCTGAGTGAGGGAATCAGGAGGCTTACTGCCTCAGCCTGA
- a CDS encoding aminotransferase class V-fold PLP-dependent enzyme, whose translation MNNDDSATPLLAEALLDVAALRAETPGCAEVVHVNNAGCGLIPAPVLRPVVEHLELEARIGGYEAAARRSEAVADFYAAIGSLIGSAPQNIAFASSATHAFATGLSAIPFEPGDVILTTRNDFISNQIAFLSLRKRFGVQIVHAPDAPEGGVDVAAMADLMRKHRPRLVAATHIPTNSGLVQPVAEIGRHCRDLDLLYLVDACQSVGQIPLDVEAIGCDMLTATCRKYLRGPRGSGFLYVSDRVLDAGYEPLFIDMHGSRWVAPDRYQPSATAARFEDWEFPYATVLGCAAAARYAERVGVEAGGARALTLAADFRTRLSAIPGIRVLERGAALGALVTFTIEGWEPQPFKAALDARGINSALSFREFAVFDFGDKDVDWCLRLSPHYYNTEEEVAVVASAVAELAGPRGIR comes from the coding sequence ATGAATAATGATGATAGCGCTACACCTCTTCTCGCCGAAGCGCTACTCGACGTAGCCGCCCTCCGGGCCGAGACCCCCGGCTGCGCCGAAGTAGTCCACGTCAACAACGCCGGCTGCGGCCTGATCCCGGCGCCGGTGCTGCGTCCCGTGGTGGAGCACCTGGAGCTCGAAGCCCGCATCGGCGGCTACGAGGCGGCGGCGCGGCGATCCGAGGCCGTGGCGGACTTCTACGCGGCGATCGGCTCGCTCATCGGCTCCGCGCCGCAGAACATCGCGTTCGCCAGCAGTGCCACGCACGCTTTCGCCACCGGCCTGTCGGCGATCCCCTTCGAGCCCGGCGACGTCATCCTGACCACGCGCAACGACTTCATCTCCAACCAGATCGCGTTCCTGTCGCTGCGCAAGCGGTTCGGCGTCCAGATCGTGCACGCCCCCGACGCGCCCGAAGGCGGCGTCGACGTGGCGGCGATGGCCGACCTCATGCGGAAGCACCGGCCCCGGCTCGTCGCGGCCACGCACATCCCGACCAACTCCGGCCTGGTCCAGCCGGTCGCCGAGATCGGCCGGCACTGCCGTGACCTGGACCTGCTGTACCTGGTCGACGCGTGCCAGTCGGTGGGCCAGATCCCGCTCGACGTCGAGGCGATCGGCTGCGACATGCTCACCGCGACCTGCCGCAAATACCTCCGGGGGCCGCGGGGCTCCGGCTTCCTGTATGTGTCCGACCGCGTTCTGGACGCGGGATACGAGCCGCTGTTCATCGACATGCACGGCTCGCGCTGGGTGGCGCCGGACCGCTATCAGCCTTCTGCGACCGCGGCGCGGTTCGAGGACTGGGAGTTCCCGTACGCGACCGTCCTGGGCTGCGCGGCGGCAGCGCGCTACGCGGAGCGCGTCGGCGTGGAGGCTGGCGGCGCGCGGGCTTTGACGCTGGCAGCCGACTTCCGTACCCGGCTGAGCGCGATCCCCGGCATCCGCGTGCTGGAGCGGGGCGCGGCGCTCGGCGCGCTCGTCACGTTCACGATCGAGGGCTGGGAGCCGCAGCCGTTCAAAGCGGCGCTGGACGCCCGCGGCATCAACTCCGCGCTCAGCTTCCGCGAGTTCGCGGTGTTCGACTTCGGCGACAAGGACGTCGACTGGTGCCTGCGCCTGTCGCCGCACTACTACAACACCGAGGAGGAAGTCGCCGTCGTGGCGTCGGCTGTCGCGGAACTCGCCGGTCCAAGGGGCATCCGGTGA
- a CDS encoding Gfo/Idh/MocA family protein, whose protein sequence is MAKQLKIGIIGAGGIAGLHGESYARMPEAVWITGVSDIDTGYHPSYLLVHLADGRPTQVTAMLANHRLGFLDAEDSAQVLVRFDNGVVGNIATSWAYQPPSDTERFSVFGSHGSLRGGAEWLSLETVDGGSRDRRFPAVDTFTAEIEHFVHCVTSGERPIHTEVEGSVVLELIMAAYRSADGGGVVAL, encoded by the coding sequence ATGGCGAAGCAGCTGAAGATCGGGATCATCGGGGCCGGGGGCATAGCCGGCCTGCACGGCGAGTCCTACGCGCGGATGCCCGAAGCCGTGTGGATCACCGGGGTGAGCGACATCGACACCGGCTACCACCCCTCCTACCTGCTCGTGCACCTCGCCGACGGCCGGCCGACGCAGGTCACGGCGATGCTCGCGAACCACCGCCTGGGCTTCCTGGACGCGGAGGACTCCGCGCAGGTCCTGGTCCGCTTCGACAACGGCGTGGTCGGCAACATCGCGACCAGCTGGGCCTACCAGCCGCCGTCGGACACGGAGCGCTTCTCCGTCTTCGGCTCCCACGGCTCGCTCCGCGGCGGCGCGGAGTGGCTGAGTCTGGAGACGGTCGACGGCGGCTCGCGGGACCGCCGGTTCCCGGCTGTCGACACGTTCACCGCGGAGATCGAGCACTTCGTGCACTGCGTCACCAGTGGCGAGCGGCCGATCCACACCGAGGTCGAGGGGTCGGTGGTGCTGGAGCTGATCATGGCGGCCTATCGGTCGGCGGACGGGGGCGGGGTGGTGGCTTTGTAG
- a CDS encoding carbohydrate ABC transporter permease has translation MSPAADKLDSSGASTGADPGASSGASSGVATVSAGTRPARGRRPVDRLDTLLGGAVRAGLWLWVGMLVVLTLWVVAASLKTTREIFADPFGLPKSPQWRNYSVAWSVSGFGRAAFSSVVVVAAAALLTMVLATPASYVLARSDRRSASRIVTYFAVGMGIPAQALVVPFFLMSDDLSTFMTEWVTGWWDDRISLVLIYVVLSLPFTVYLLTMYFRSLPTEIEEAAAVDGAGPTRTFVQIMVPLARHGLVTALVLNTVALWNETLFVLVVVGDPEQRTLPATLLGLYESMQYTSNWGGLFAGIVILVMPMILLYLWAGRRIVQAMTQGALK, from the coding sequence GTGAGTCCGGCTGCTGACAAGCTCGACTCCTCTGGCGCCTCCACAGGCGCCGACCCGGGTGCCTCCTCGGGTGCTTCCTCTGGCGTCGCCACGGTGTCGGCCGGGACGCGTCCGGCCCGGGGCCGTCGGCCTGTCGACCGGCTGGACACGCTGCTGGGCGGGGCGGTCCGTGCCGGGCTGTGGCTGTGGGTCGGGATGCTGGTGGTCCTGACCCTGTGGGTCGTGGCCGCCTCGCTCAAGACCACCCGGGAGATCTTCGCGGACCCGTTCGGCCTTCCGAAGTCACCGCAGTGGCGGAACTACAGCGTCGCCTGGTCCGTATCCGGGTTCGGGCGGGCGGCCTTCAGCTCGGTCGTCGTGGTGGCCGCCGCCGCGCTGCTCACGATGGTCCTCGCCACCCCGGCTTCCTACGTGCTGGCCCGGTCGGATCGGCGCAGCGCCTCGCGGATCGTCACGTACTTCGCCGTCGGCATGGGGATTCCCGCGCAGGCGCTGGTGGTGCCGTTCTTCTTGATGTCCGACGACCTGTCGACCTTCATGACCGAGTGGGTGACGGGATGGTGGGACGACCGGATCTCGCTGGTGCTGATCTACGTCGTCCTGTCCCTGCCGTTCACGGTCTACCTGCTCACCATGTACTTCCGGTCCCTCCCCACCGAGATCGAGGAGGCGGCCGCCGTCGACGGCGCCGGGCCCACCCGGACCTTCGTGCAGATCATGGTTCCGCTGGCCCGGCACGGGCTGGTGACGGCGCTCGTGCTGAACACCGTGGCGTTGTGGAACGAGACGTTGTTCGTGCTCGTCGTGGTCGGCGATCCGGAGCAGCGGACGCTGCCGGCGACCCTGCTGGGGCTGTACGAGTCGATGCAGTACACGTCGAACTGGGGCGGGCTGTTCGCCGGGATCGTGATCCTGGTGATGCCCATGATCCTGCTCTACCTGTGGGCCGGGCGACGGATCGTCCAGGCCATGACGCAGGGCGCACTCAAGTAG
- a CDS encoding carbohydrate ABC transporter permease: MTRTVGGVRGERDRIYVPYLLPALLIYTVLFIAPSAVTLWYSFTRWEGLGTPARFAGLANYRAMLTNPVFRTAFRNTLILVVLGGVFVFALTFLTMIVAREMRGRAFVRSVLFVPSILSPIAIGTAVGFLLNPDGALNRLLSDAGLHTLTRGWLGPDLIFKCVIAAVVWTATGFYVAIMMSRVDAIPEELYESARLAGANRVEQFRYITFPLSRDAFATGAVLWVIGSVKTFEIVIAFTGTAGTPSVQARSAAVEQYLAVTGGISGTPQLGSAAAIGVVMFLLTAVFVVALRRLLRSEVVEL, translated from the coding sequence ATGACGCGCACCGTCGGCGGAGTCCGCGGGGAACGAGACCGGATCTATGTTCCCTACCTGCTTCCCGCTCTGTTGATCTACACCGTCCTGTTCATCGCGCCGTCGGCCGTGACCCTCTGGTACAGCTTCACCAGGTGGGAGGGTCTGGGGACGCCGGCCCGCTTCGCCGGCCTGGCCAACTACCGCGCGATGCTGACCAACCCGGTGTTCCGCACCGCGTTCCGCAACACCCTGATCCTGGTCGTGCTCGGCGGCGTGTTCGTCTTCGCGCTGACCTTCCTCACCATGATCGTGGCGCGCGAGATGCGGGGGCGGGCCTTCGTCCGGTCGGTGCTGTTCGTGCCGAGCATCCTGTCGCCGATCGCGATCGGCACGGCGGTCGGCTTCCTGCTCAATCCCGACGGCGCGCTCAACCGGCTGCTGTCGGACGCCGGACTCCACACGCTGACCCGGGGGTGGCTGGGACCGGATCTCATCTTCAAGTGCGTCATCGCCGCGGTGGTGTGGACCGCGACCGGGTTCTACGTGGCGATCATGATGTCCCGGGTCGACGCGATCCCGGAGGAGCTCTACGAGTCGGCGCGGCTGGCCGGGGCGAACCGCGTCGAGCAGTTCCGGTACATCACGTTCCCGCTCAGCCGTGACGCCTTCGCCACCGGCGCCGTGCTGTGGGTGATCGGCTCGGTGAAGACGTTCGAGATCGTGATCGCCTTCACCGGCACCGCCGGGACGCCGTCGGTCCAGGCCCGCAGCGCGGCCGTCGAGCAGTATCTGGCGGTCACCGGCGGGATCTCCGGGACGCCGCAGCTCGGGTCGGCGGCCGCGATCGGCGTGGTGATGTTCCTGCTGACCGCCGTGTTCGTGGTGGCGCTGCGGCGGTTGCTGCGGTCGGAGGTGGTGGAGCTGTGA
- a CDS encoding extracellular solute-binding protein has protein sequence MHGRIRPRIPLIGVAIATVAALGVSACGTKETGTKKAAHPTIAYWSSWLSTEPQAQIFSQAVADYEKATGVTVDVKWLGRDYPNQVKNAGAVGKAPDVYDDASDHIGDFRSHHLVADLSGVLALPVPNEGDKVGDVLPSQALKASSDATGLALIPYTVISSGIWFDAATHPEWAAKPPATFDDLLTTAEKLKTAGHAPIAQDGTVNGYNAYWIYWLLMRHGGPGTMAALGRSPAGWDDPAVLAAARDVERLVKAGLFESDYMATKYPAAQNQWASRTEDMNINGTWLNSETSKYQTSGFQARMFLFPSVPGGKDSVEVGTLGWSLNPKSPNLSTAESFLAFMAQKKYMSQISTKALNIPSRSDVPAPAMLLAAQKAIVGATASQPTDDGASSLYSGWWNDVFLPLDDQLFSGKISAQQFVSMGKSQTASYH, from the coding sequence GTGCACGGACGGATCCGCCCACGTATACCCCTGATCGGCGTCGCCATCGCGACGGTCGCGGCGCTCGGCGTCAGCGCGTGCGGGACGAAGGAGACCGGCACCAAGAAGGCCGCCCATCCCACCATTGCCTACTGGTCCTCGTGGCTGTCCACCGAACCCCAGGCGCAGATCTTCTCCCAGGCCGTCGCCGACTACGAGAAGGCCACGGGTGTCACCGTCGACGTGAAGTGGCTGGGGCGGGACTACCCGAACCAGGTGAAGAACGCCGGCGCGGTCGGCAAGGCACCGGACGTCTACGACGACGCCTCCGACCACATCGGCGACTTCCGTTCCCACCACCTGGTCGCCGATCTGTCCGGGGTGCTGGCCCTGCCGGTCCCGAACGAGGGCGACAAGGTCGGGGACGTCTTGCCGTCCCAGGCCCTGAAGGCCTCCTCGGACGCCACCGGCCTGGCGCTGATCCCTTACACGGTCATCTCCAGCGGGATCTGGTTCGACGCCGCCACCCACCCGGAATGGGCCGCCAAACCGCCCGCGACCTTCGATGATCTGCTGACCACGGCTGAGAAGCTGAAGACCGCCGGACACGCGCCGATCGCGCAGGACGGCACGGTCAACGGCTACAACGCGTACTGGATCTACTGGCTCCTGATGCGGCACGGCGGCCCGGGCACCATGGCCGCGCTGGGCAGGAGCCCGGCCGGCTGGGACGACCCGGCGGTGCTCGCCGCCGCCCGGGACGTCGAGCGGCTGGTGAAGGCCGGCCTGTTCGAGTCCGACTACATGGCGACGAAGTACCCGGCCGCGCAGAACCAGTGGGCCTCGCGTACCGAGGACATGAACATCAACGGCACCTGGCTGAACAGCGAGACGTCGAAGTATCAGACCTCTGGGTTCCAGGCCCGGATGTTCCTGTTCCCGTCGGTGCCCGGCGGGAAGGACTCCGTGGAGGTCGGCACGCTCGGCTGGAGCCTCAACCCGAAGTCGCCGAATCTGAGCACCGCCGAGTCCTTCCTGGCCTTCATGGCGCAGAAGAAGTACATGAGCCAGATCTCCACCAAAGCGCTGAACATCCCCTCGCGGTCCGACGTGCCGGCGCCGGCAATGCTGCTCGCCGCGCAGAAGGCCATCGTCGGCGCCACTGCCTCCCAGCCGACCGACGACGGGGCGTCGAGCCTGTACTCCGGGTGGTGGAACGACGTCTTCCTGCCGCTGGACGACCAGCTTTTCTCGGGCAAGATCAGCGCCCAGCAGTTCGTCAGCATGGGCAAGTCGCAGACCGCCTCCTATCACTGA
- a CDS encoding ROK family protein has protein sequence MSTNGGDRSLLRRINLLATLRSARDAPKTIAGFAAATGLSRTAAEAVVLDLVDLGWLAEDGQSGHPGAGRPARHYRLRAEAGVLLGVDLGPHNIVVTVADLRGEPLGSAHEAVSEAAVPGSRLDAVQAVISQALERADQSLADVWVATVGVPGVVRQGRVEETAGSAGGSEEDLATSLRALLGCPILIENDCNLAAVAEHWRGVAQDVDNLVFVHSGNRTSAGLVLAGRLYRGHSGGAGGIGALAQVGWKDAPARLEALLAEGRAGSRKEVFALASRGDEEALAAVDAFSQGLAFGIAALALAVDPQLVVIGGGNVLAGDTLLIPLQRYVDEFTYSRGPTLGVSSLGNQSVSLGGVRLALDAVDEVLEAAVTAAAGFPPPTVAAFAAIDVRDGRARDSSVRGGRVRDGR, from the coding sequence GTGTCCACGAACGGCGGCGACCGATCACTGCTGCGGCGGATCAACCTGCTGGCGACACTGCGCAGCGCGCGCGACGCGCCGAAGACCATCGCCGGGTTCGCCGCCGCCACCGGGCTCTCCCGGACCGCCGCCGAGGCGGTGGTGCTGGACCTGGTGGACCTCGGCTGGCTGGCCGAGGACGGGCAGAGCGGGCACCCGGGCGCGGGGCGGCCGGCGCGGCACTACCGGTTGCGGGCCGAGGCCGGCGTCCTGCTCGGCGTCGACCTCGGGCCGCACAACATCGTGGTGACCGTCGCGGATCTGCGGGGCGAGCCGCTGGGTTCGGCGCATGAGGCCGTGTCCGAGGCGGCTGTGCCCGGCTCACGCCTCGACGCGGTGCAGGCCGTGATATCTCAGGCCCTTGAGAGAGCGGACCAGTCGTTGGCGGACGTGTGGGTCGCGACGGTCGGCGTGCCCGGCGTCGTGCGTCAAGGACGCGTCGAGGAGACGGCGGGCTCGGCGGGCGGTTCGGAAGAAGACCTGGCGACGAGTCTCAGGGCCCTGCTGGGCTGCCCCATCCTGATCGAGAACGACTGCAATCTGGCCGCCGTCGCAGAGCACTGGCGCGGTGTCGCACAGGATGTGGACAACTTGGTGTTCGTGCACTCCGGGAACCGGACGAGCGCCGGGCTCGTACTGGCCGGCCGGCTGTACCGCGGGCACTCCGGCGGCGCCGGCGGGATCGGGGCCCTGGCGCAGGTCGGGTGGAAGGACGCGCCGGCCCGGCTGGAAGCACTGCTGGCCGAGGGCCGGGCCGGGTCCCGCAAGGAGGTGTTCGCGCTCGCGAGCCGGGGCGACGAGGAGGCACTGGCCGCGGTCGACGCGTTCAGCCAGGGCCTGGCCTTCGGGATCGCGGCGCTGGCGCTGGCGGTCGATCCGCAGCTGGTGGTGATCGGGGGCGGCAACGTCCTCGCCGGAGACACACTGCTGATCCCGTTGCAGCGGTATGTCGACGAGTTCACGTACTCGCGCGGCCCGACGCTCGGCGTCTCCTCCCTCGGCAACCAGTCGGTCAGCCTCGGGGGCGTGCGGCTGGCGCTGGACGCCGTCGACGAGGTCCTGGAGGCGGCGGTGACCGCCGCGGCCGGGTTCCCGCCGCCGACGGTGGCGGCGTTCGCCGCCATCGACGTGCGGGACGGCCGTGCGCGGGACAGCAGTGTTCGGGGCGGCCGGGTTCGAGACGGCCGTTGA